One genomic region from bacterium encodes:
- the elbB gene encoding isoprenoid biosynthesis glyoxalase ElbB, producing the protein MKRVAVILSGAGVFDGSEIHEATAVLLALDRAGARVTVAAPGGPQLHVIDHLRREPAAGETRDMRVESSRLARGPVAEVKDLRAGDFDAVILPGGFGVAKNLCTFATEGAACSVEPTTAAFLVAMHDAGKAIGAACIAPVLVARVLGSRGGKTPTPLLLTIGDDPATAAAVEAMGARHVTATAGDVVVDGPNRVATTPAYMVAGRISEVFDGIGRLVDEVLALC; encoded by the coding sequence ATGAAGCGCGTGGCGGTGATCCTGAGCGGCGCCGGCGTGTTCGACGGTTCGGAAATCCACGAAGCCACGGCCGTGCTGCTCGCGCTCGACCGCGCCGGCGCGCGCGTGACCGTCGCCGCCCCGGGAGGCCCGCAGCTGCACGTGATCGACCACCTGCGCCGGGAACCCGCCGCGGGCGAGACGCGGGACATGCGCGTCGAATCGTCGCGCCTGGCCCGCGGGCCGGTCGCCGAGGTGAAGGACCTGCGCGCCGGGGATTTCGACGCGGTGATCCTGCCCGGCGGCTTCGGCGTCGCCAAGAACCTCTGCACCTTCGCCACCGAGGGCGCGGCGTGCTCGGTCGAACCGACGACGGCCGCGTTCCTCGTGGCCATGCACGACGCGGGCAAGGCCATCGGCGCGGCCTGCATCGCGCCGGTCCTGGTGGCCCGGGTCCTGGGATCCCGCGGCGGGAAGACGCCGACGCCCCTGTTGCTGACCATCGGCGACGACCCGGCCACGGCGGCGGCGGTGGAGGCGATGGGCGCCCGGCACGTGACGGCGACGGCCGGCGACGTCGTGGTGGACGGCCCGAACCGCGTCGCGACCACGCCGGCCTACATGGTCGCCGGCAGGATCTCCGAAGTGTTCGACGGCATCGGCAGGCTCGTGGACGAAGTGCTCGCCCTCTGCTGA
- a CDS encoding ACT domain-containing protein, which translates to MSKIAIGGMVETPALVLLKVLGARKGPGVAGLALSTLGAHGVNVLCVVSSSDRHGRENMTVAVGRDDLDQALGLLQAVSEEIDSESIEVVRNCCLISVYGPHFSERPSIAGMIFDALAEGEIDIHAISTSVSTVSCLIDQGDLEHARRQLQSVFLMP; encoded by the coding sequence ATGTCGAAGATCGCGATCGGCGGGATGGTCGAGACTCCCGCCCTGGTGCTGCTGAAGGTGCTGGGCGCCCGCAAGGGGCCCGGCGTGGCCGGCCTGGCCCTGTCGACGCTCGGCGCGCACGGGGTCAACGTGCTGTGCGTGGTCTCGTCCTCGGACCGCCACGGCCGCGAGAACATGACCGTGGCCGTGGGCCGCGACGACCTCGACCAGGCGCTGGGCCTGCTGCAGGCCGTAAGCGAGGAGATCGACTCGGAGAGCATCGAGGTCGTGCGCAACTGCTGCCTGATCTCGGTCTACGGCCCCCATTTCAGCGAGCGGCCGTCCATCGCCGGCATGATCTTCGACGCCCTGGCCGAGGGCGAGATCGACATCCACGCCATCAGCACTTCGGTCTCCACCGTCTCCTGCCTGATCGATCAGGGCGACCTGGAACACGCCCGCCGGCAGCTCCAGTCGGTCTTCCTGATGCCCTGA
- a CDS encoding glyceraldehyde 3-phosphate dehydrogenase NAD-binding domain-containing protein has product MSVKLGIMGFGRLGRNMFRIAHDVPDVTFAAVSDVAGVETLAYLLKYTTVEGPFKGELRQKGHYLVTEHQNTRVVHGSRPGDVPWDVLGVDIVIEATGMFRTRAELQKHLDSGAKAVILSTPPVGAIDRMIVNGVNDDQLQPSDRIVSCGSSSCHALAVIMKVLQEKIGVKRATMTTVHAYTSDQQLSDNARGGLRWSRSAAENIIPNSSWAAGAVMDLIPELKGKLSGMALNVPVSAGSNLDLVIELDKPLSAAEFNAVLAEASAGPYKGLIGYTDEPIVSSDVIGNSCSAVVDSQATLSLGNGLVKCIVWYDNGWAYAYRMLETARKLAGLIRSQEVAR; this is encoded by the coding sequence ATGTCCGTGAAGCTGGGAATCATGGGGTTCGGTCGGCTGGGCCGGAACATGTTCCGGATCGCCCACGACGTCCCCGACGTCACATTCGCCGCGGTCAGCGACGTGGCCGGCGTGGAGACGCTGGCCTACCTGCTGAAGTACACCACGGTCGAGGGTCCCTTCAAGGGCGAGCTGCGCCAGAAGGGGCACTACCTGGTCACCGAGCACCAGAACACCCGCGTGGTGCACGGCTCGCGCCCCGGCGACGTGCCCTGGGACGTGCTGGGCGTCGACATCGTCATCGAGGCCACCGGCATGTTCCGCACCCGCGCCGAGCTGCAGAAGCACCTCGACTCCGGCGCCAAGGCCGTGATCCTCTCGACGCCGCCGGTGGGCGCGATCGACCGCATGATCGTCAACGGCGTCAACGACGACCAGCTGCAGCCGTCCGACCGCATCGTCTCCTGCGGCAGCAGCTCCTGCCACGCCCTGGCCGTGATCATGAAGGTCCTGCAGGAGAAGATCGGCGTGAAGCGCGCGACCATGACCACCGTGCACGCCTACACCAGCGACCAGCAGCTCAGCGACAACGCCCGCGGCGGCCTGCGCTGGAGCCGCTCGGCGGCCGAGAACATCATCCCCAACAGCAGCTGGGCGGCCGGCGCCGTCATGGACCTGATCCCCGAGCTGAAGGGCAAGCTGTCGGGCATGGCGCTGAACGTGCCGGTGTCCGCGGGCTCGAACCTCGATCTGGTCATCGAGCTGGACAAGCCCCTCTCGGCGGCGGAGTTCAACGCCGTGCTGGCCGAGGCGTCCGCCGGACCCTACAAGGGACTGATCGGCTACACCGACGAGCCCATCGTCTCGAGCGACGTGATCGGCAACTCCTGCTCGGCCGTCGTGGATTCCCAGGCCACCCTGTCGCTGGGCAACGGCCTGGTGAAGTGCATCGTCTGGTACGACAACGGCTGGGCCTACGCCTACCGCATGCTCGAGACCGCCCGCAAGCTCGCGGGCCTGATCCGGTCCCAGGAGGTCGCACGATGA
- the gap gene encoding type I glyceraldehyde-3-phosphate dehydrogenase — MRVAINGFGRIGRAVFRLLNSMPEVEVVAINDLADPAALAYLLRHDTVMGPFQGAAAMDGDMMVTRSQRVKMTQVADPRQLPWRELGIDYVVEATGRFRKRAEIAQHIEAGAKKVLLTVPSKDEIDATIVLGVNDEDLKPEHQIVSNASCTTNCLAPLAYVLDKEFGIEYGLMTTVHAYTNDQRLADVPHSDWRRSRAAAENTIPTTTGAARAVGKVLPKLKGKLDGLAMRVPVPDGSVVDLVTIMSRDVTVAQVCDAVRAHAESARFRNILRYAEEPLVSSDIVGDPHSSIFDAEYTSVIGGNMLKTLSWYDNEWGYSNRVVDLLKLMERIG, encoded by the coding sequence ATGAGAGTCGCCATCAACGGTTTCGGGCGCATCGGGCGCGCGGTCTTCCGCCTGCTCAACAGCATGCCCGAGGTGGAGGTCGTGGCCATCAACGACCTGGCCGATCCCGCGGCGCTGGCCTACCTGCTGCGCCACGACACGGTCATGGGGCCCTTCCAGGGCGCCGCCGCGATGGACGGGGACATGATGGTCACCCGCAGCCAGCGCGTGAAGATGACCCAGGTGGCCGACCCGCGGCAGCTGCCCTGGCGCGAACTGGGCATCGACTACGTGGTCGAGGCCACCGGCCGCTTCCGCAAGCGGGCCGAGATCGCCCAGCACATCGAGGCGGGGGCGAAGAAGGTCCTGCTGACGGTGCCCTCGAAGGACGAGATCGACGCGACCATCGTTCTGGGCGTCAACGACGAGGACCTCAAGCCCGAGCACCAGATCGTCTCGAACGCCTCCTGCACGACCAACTGCCTGGCGCCCCTGGCCTACGTGCTGGACAAGGAGTTCGGCATCGAGTACGGGCTGATGACCACCGTCCACGCCTACACCAACGACCAGCGCCTGGCCGACGTGCCGCACAGCGACTGGCGGCGCTCCCGCGCCGCGGCCGAGAACACCATCCCGACCACCACCGGCGCCGCGCGCGCCGTGGGCAAGGTCCTGCCCAAGCTCAAGGGCAAGCTCGACGGCCTGGCCATGCGCGTGCCGGTGCCCGACGGCTCGGTCGTCGACCTGGTGACGATCATGTCGCGCGACGTGACCGTGGCCCAGGTCTGCGACGCCGTGCGGGCCCACGCCGAGAGCGCCCGCTTCCGCAACATCCTGCGCTACGCCGAGGAGCCCCTGGTCTCCAGCGACATCGTCGGCGACCCGCACTCCTCGATCTTCGACGCGGAGTACACGTCGGTGATCGGCGGCAACATGCTCAAGACCCTCAGCTGGTACGACAACGAGTGGGGCTACTCCAACCGCGTGGTCGACCTGCTGAAGCTGATGGAGCGGATCGGCTGA
- a CDS encoding M1 family aminopeptidase, with the protein MTRHTRSARPAAGVAAPLVLLVALLAALLDVPPAGATDPVPTEHRRLEAATKARLAAAAGRVDAQKTAGQDLYDVLHYDLDLTLAPASHLLTGQVATTARIVDAPLSALDLDLKSTMAVTAATCGGAPAAWTRSGDVLTVTLDRAYVPGETVTVSVAYHGDPAGDYFGWSSVGGQPMIWTLSEPFGSRDWWPCKDLNTDKADSVDVRVTVPDGLIAASNGLLVSEVDNGATRTFLWRTRYPIVPYLVSLAIHPYTRFSHWYAPLAGGDPMEVQYFVYPSHYEAVQTNYAKTVPMITVFAQAFGEYPFVREKYGHAEFVWGGGMEHQTLTSLGGYGEDLISHELAHQWWGDMITCADFHHVWLNEGFATWCEAYWKERTAGVATYRAYMNAAAYLGPGTIYVEDTSDFWGIFDSNLSYNKGSWVVHMLRGVLGDTDFFAGLTAYRDQYAYGSVTTEQFRDVMEEVSGRDLDAFFQQWIYGDFHPVYYYDWETTAHDDGLVLNLAVTQAQVGAGPFAMPLPVRVTTVAGVVDTVVWNDAALQSYRIAVPGAVTAVALDPDGWILCEKAAVPLMGTAAPDAPPAAPPRLACAPNPFNPETEVAIVTAAAGRVDLAVHDVAGRLIASLCAGDLPAGEHRFRWRGRDDAGRAVASGTYYLRLRTPAGSALRPVALVR; encoded by the coding sequence ATGACACGCCACACCAGATCCGCCCGCCCCGCGGCGGGCGTCGCCGCCCCGCTCGTGCTGCTGGTCGCCCTGCTGGCTGCCCTGCTGGATGTCCCGCCTGCCGGCGCCACCGATCCCGTGCCGACCGAGCACCGTCGCCTGGAGGCCGCGACCAAGGCCCGGCTGGCCGCCGCCGCCGGCCGCGTCGACGCGCAGAAGACCGCCGGCCAGGACCTCTACGACGTCCTCCACTACGACCTGGACCTGACGCTGGCGCCCGCGTCGCACCTGCTGACCGGCCAGGTCGCGACCACCGCCCGCATCGTGGACGCGCCCCTGTCGGCCCTGGACCTGGACCTGAAGTCGACGATGGCGGTGACCGCCGCGACCTGCGGCGGCGCGCCGGCCGCCTGGACCCGCAGCGGCGACGTGCTGACCGTGACGCTGGACCGCGCCTACGTCCCGGGCGAGACGGTCACCGTGTCGGTCGCCTACCACGGCGACCCCGCCGGCGACTACTTCGGCTGGAGCAGCGTGGGCGGCCAGCCCATGATCTGGACGCTGAGCGAGCCCTTCGGCTCCCGCGACTGGTGGCCGTGCAAGGACCTGAACACCGACAAGGCCGACTCGGTGGACGTGCGCGTGACCGTGCCGGACGGGCTGATCGCGGCCTCCAACGGGCTGCTGGTCTCGGAGGTCGACAACGGCGCGACCCGCACCTTCCTGTGGCGCACGCGCTACCCCATCGTGCCCTACCTGGTCTCGCTGGCGATCCACCCCTACACGCGGTTCTCCCACTGGTACGCGCCGCTGGCGGGCGGCGACCCGATGGAGGTGCAGTACTTCGTGTACCCGAGCCACTACGAGGCGGTCCAGACGAACTACGCCAAGACCGTGCCGATGATCACGGTCTTCGCGCAGGCGTTCGGGGAGTACCCCTTCGTGCGGGAGAAGTACGGGCACGCGGAGTTCGTCTGGGGCGGCGGCATGGAGCACCAGACGCTCACCAGCCTCGGCGGCTACGGCGAGGACCTGATCTCCCACGAGCTGGCGCACCAGTGGTGGGGCGACATGATCACCTGCGCCGACTTCCACCACGTCTGGCTCAACGAGGGTTTCGCCACCTGGTGCGAGGCCTACTGGAAGGAGCGGACGGCGGGCGTCGCCACCTACCGCGCCTACATGAACGCCGCCGCCTACCTGGGGCCCGGCACGATCTACGTCGAGGACACGAGCGACTTCTGGGGCATCTTCGACAGCAACCTGAGCTACAACAAGGGCTCGTGGGTCGTGCACATGCTGCGCGGGGTGCTGGGCGACACGGATTTCTTCGCCGGCCTGACGGCCTACCGCGATCAGTACGCCTACGGCAGCGTCACCACGGAGCAGTTCCGCGACGTCATGGAGGAGGTCTCGGGCCGCGACCTCGACGCCTTCTTCCAGCAGTGGATCTACGGGGATTTCCACCCCGTCTACTACTACGACTGGGAGACGACCGCGCACGACGACGGCCTCGTGCTGAACCTCGCCGTGACCCAGGCGCAGGTCGGCGCCGGCCCGTTCGCGATGCCGCTGCCGGTGCGCGTGACCACCGTCGCCGGCGTCGTGGACACCGTCGTCTGGAACGACGCCGCCCTGCAGTCCTACCGGATCGCGGTGCCGGGCGCGGTGACCGCCGTCGCGCTCGACCCCGACGGCTGGATCCTCTGCGAGAAGGCGGCCGTCCCGCTGATGGGGACCGCGGCGCCCGACGCGCCGCCCGCCGCGCCGCCCCGGCTGGCCTGCGCCCCGAACCCCTTCAATCCCGAGACCGAGGTGGCGATCGTCACCGCGGCCGCGGGTCGCGTGGACCTCGCCGTGCACGACGTCGCCGGCCGCCTGATTGCGTCGCTCTGCGCCGGCGACCTGCCCGCCGGCGAGCACCGCTTCCGCTGGCGGGGCCGCGACGACGCGGGCCGCGCCGTCGCCTCGGGCACCTACTACCTGCGGCTGCGCACGCCGGCGGGCTCGGCGCTGCGTCCCGTGGCGCTGGTGCGTTGA
- a CDS encoding helical backbone metal receptor has product MKLPASLLAAAFLALAVSGAAAGDPPRRLVSLAPSVTELLFDLGLGDRVVGVTDWCRRPPAALAVAKVGGHLDPNLEAVVALLPDLVVLEAANTEAADGLRRLQVPFLAVEHRDVAGILASVTLAGEACGVPVRAAALRDSLEARVAAVHNARADGPHPLALVVVGRDATGGVLRDVYAAGGGTFLGELLELAGGRNAIAGGALRYPMLSQEGLVRLAPEVVVDLAPECADDPQRRDELRAAWELLRDVPAVRDGRVRIVLDDAALIPGPRFVETLDLLAEALDPTWTRTGP; this is encoded by the coding sequence TTGAAGCTCCCGGCGTCCCTCCTCGCGGCGGCGTTCCTGGCCCTGGCCGTGTCCGGCGCCGCGGCCGGCGACCCGCCGCGCCGCCTGGTCTCGCTCGCCCCGAGCGTCACCGAGCTGCTTTTCGACCTCGGCCTGGGCGACCGTGTGGTCGGCGTGACGGACTGGTGCCGCCGCCCGCCGGCCGCGCTCGCCGTCGCCAAGGTGGGAGGGCACCTCGATCCCAACCTCGAAGCCGTGGTGGCCCTGCTCCCGGACCTGGTGGTGCTCGAAGCCGCCAACACGGAGGCCGCCGACGGCCTGCGCCGCCTGCAGGTGCCGTTCCTGGCGGTGGAGCACCGCGACGTGGCCGGGATCCTCGCCTCGGTGACCCTGGCGGGCGAAGCCTGCGGCGTGCCGGTGCGCGCGGCCGCGCTGCGCGACAGCCTCGAAGCGCGCGTCGCGGCTGTGCACAACGCCCGCGCCGACGGCCCGCACCCGCTGGCCCTGGTCGTGGTGGGCCGCGACGCGACCGGCGGCGTGCTGCGCGACGTGTACGCGGCCGGCGGCGGCACCTTCCTGGGCGAGCTGCTCGAGCTGGCCGGCGGCCGCAACGCGATCGCGGGCGGCGCGCTGCGCTACCCGATGCTCTCGCAGGAGGGGCTGGTGCGCCTGGCCCCGGAGGTGGTCGTTGACCTCGCGCCGGAATGCGCCGATGATCCGCAGCGTCGGGACGAGCTGCGCGCCGCCTGGGAGCTGCTGCGCGACGTGCCGGCGGTGCGCGACGGCCGCGTGCGCATCGTGCTGGACGACGCGGCGCTGATCCCCGGCCCGCGGTTCGTCGAGACGCTGGACCTGCTGGCGGAGGCGCTGGACCCCACATGGACGCGAACCGGACCCTGA
- a CDS encoding ABC transporter ATP-binding protein, whose translation MDANRTLTPVLDLRHLRLELDGRSILDDVSLAVREGEHLAIVGPNGAGKTCLLKCVNRILRGWRGMISVNGISIAAYSQRELGRLVAYVPQVGGRPAPFTARETVLMARYPHLTPFSSPGLRDQRYAEDALALTGIGALADRTMDTLSGGERQKVFLAAALAQDARLLLLDEPATFLDPRHRDDFRRVLRTVNRRKGVTVVEVTHDLNCAVLDADRIFALKDGRAAFCGPPEQFMVREVLHRVFDRAFLTVNHPTTGQPVILPEVGGP comes from the coding sequence ATGGACGCGAACCGGACCCTGACCCCCGTCCTCGACCTGCGCCACCTGCGGCTGGAGCTGGACGGCCGCTCCATCCTGGACGACGTGTCGCTGGCGGTGCGCGAGGGCGAACACCTGGCGATCGTCGGCCCCAACGGCGCCGGCAAGACCTGCCTGTTGAAGTGCGTCAACCGGATCCTGCGCGGCTGGCGCGGCATGATCAGCGTGAACGGCATCAGCATCGCCGCCTACTCGCAGCGCGAGCTGGGCCGTCTGGTGGCCTACGTGCCCCAGGTCGGCGGCCGGCCGGCCCCCTTCACCGCCCGCGAGACCGTCCTGATGGCCCGCTACCCCCACCTGACCCCCTTCTCGTCGCCGGGCCTGCGCGACCAGCGCTACGCCGAGGACGCGCTGGCCCTGACCGGGATCGGCGCTCTGGCCGACCGCACCATGGACACCCTCAGCGGCGGCGAGCGGCAGAAGGTGTTCCTGGCGGCGGCCCTGGCCCAGGACGCGCGCCTGCTGCTGCTGGACGAGCCGGCGACCTTCCTGGACCCGCGCCACCGTGACGACTTCCGGCGCGTCCTGCGCACGGTGAACCGCCGCAAGGGCGTGACGGTCGTCGAGGTGACGCACGACCTCAACTGCGCGGTGCTCGACGCCGACCGGATCTTCGCGCTGAAGGACGGGCGCGCCGCGTTCTGCGGCCCGCCGGAGCAGTTCATGGTGCGCGAGGTGTTGCACCGCGTGTTCGACCGCGCGTTCCTGACCGTGAACCACCCGACGACCGGACAACCGGTGATCCTGCCGGAGGTGGGCGGACCTTGA